The sequence GAGTCGTTCTCGCAGGAACTGCGCCTGACGTCTCCGCAGGACCGGCGCTTCCGGTGGATGGTCGGCGCCTATTACCTTGACCTGGAGTATTTCCAGGGCGGGCAGGCTGGCTTCCCCAGCCCCGGACCTCAAGGACCGTTCTCTCTGGGCCAGCCCAGGGGCGCCCCCGGACTCTTTGGCGTCAACCCCCAAGCCATGGAGGCCATAGAGAACAAGGCGATTTTCGGCAGCATCGGCTTTGATATCACCGATCAGCTCACGCTCAGCGTTGAGCTGCGGCGGGAAGAGGAAACCCTGGATATCGCCAGCTCGGTGATCCAGGAAGCCATGCCGCTGGACTCCAGCACCGACGAACTGGCCATCGCAACCGCGCAGCAGTTCGGCGGCGCTGAGCTTCCGCTGTCGGGCGAGTTCGATGCCACCCTTCCCAGGGTGATCCTGGACTATAGGCTGTCCGAAAACACGATGGTTTACGGCAGCTATTCCGAAGGCAACAATCCGGGCGGCTTCAACACCGAGGTCATCCAGCTTGAGCCCACGGTGGCGTTGCCGGCATTCCAGGCCGACAACCCAGGTATCGGTTACAACATTGCGCAAGCGGAGCTGGAGTCAATCGAGGTGGGTTTTAAACACTCGCTTGCCAACGGCCGAGGCTTCATCAATGGCGCGGCCTACTTCATGGACTGGACCAATCAGCGCTTCGGCAATTTCCAGCGGGACGTAGACAGCAACGGTGACGGTCGTTTTGTTGCCGGCTCAGACCGGCTTGGTCAGCAGATCGATTTTCAGGGTAACGGCAGCACGGATATCTGGGGGGTTGAGTTCGCAGGCAGCTACGCCTTTAACGAAAACTGGGCCGTCAGCGGGGGCTACAACTACACCAAGACCGACATCCAGGAGTTTCTGGATGGGCAATCCACCCGGGTACTTGGCAGTCCAGATGCCAGTGGCAGAGAAGTCGCCCAGTCGCCGAATCACACCGGCAATATCGGCGTGGACTGGACCATGCCGGCTGGCGAGATCTTCGGCCAGCGTGGTGGCGAGTGGTTTGCCAGGCTGGACTCCTGGTATCAGTCGGAAGCCTACACCTGGGTGATCAACCTGGCCGAAACCGAGGCGGCGTGGCTGCACAATCTGCGAGGCGGCTGGCGCAACGATCGCTACAGCGTTACGTTCTGGATTGAGAATCTGCTCGACGACGATCCGGTGCTCGCCTCCCGTCGCACCACCGGCAGCTTCCTGACAGGCACCCTGGGGTACTTTGTATCCCTGCCGGAACCGCGTACTTATGGTCTGACGGTCACCGCACGCTTCGGGCAGTAAGCGCACCCGATCAATCACTGACTTAAGGGGCAGCGGCGTTCAAACGTCGCTGCCTTTTTTATCTCCGTCAAACCTCCACTCAGGGAGGAATCAGCATGAAGTCTTTTTTGTACCTTCCGCTGCTTATCGCCGCCGCAGCGCCGGCGTTTGCCCAGCACCCACCCTCCGTCACGCAGTGCGGCGAACCTTCTGCCGGCACCATTACCTACGAGGCCATCGTCAACAAATACGCCGACCCCGACTCAAAGTTTGCGGTGCTCGAGGGTCTGGACGGAATCAATACCCACTACAAAGATGAAGGCAGCGGGCCAGCCGTATTGCTGGTACACAGCTCCTCCGGCGATTTGAAAGACTACGACCACTGGGTGGCAAGACTCAAAGACCGTTATCGGGTTGTGCGATTAGACCTGCCGGCTTTCGGCCTGACCGGCGCTGTGCCCAGCGGCAACTATTCGATTGACCGTTACCTGATGCTGGTCGATGCGTTGATGGATCATTTGGACATCAAACAGTTTGCCATCGCCGGCACCTCCTACGGTGGCCTGGTTGCCTTCCGCTACGCCAGTACCCGCCCGGACCGCGTAACTGCGTTAGTTCTGCAAAACTCGGCGGGCGTTGAATACGGCGGCCGCCGCGGCACGAACGAACGCGCGCGCGATTTCTCGATGAGTTTCAAACCCCGAGCGGTTACGACGGATGGCTTCGAAAAGATGCTGAAGATCATGATCAATGATCCCGAGAAGGTCACGCCGGAGCTCGTCGCTCGCAAAACCGACTACGCCAACGTCATCGGCAGAGATTGCGAGTCGTTCGTCGCCGGCCGGCTCTACGAACGCGGCAATCCGGAACGGGTGTTGAGTCACGTCAGAGCTCCAGCGCTGGTGCTCTGGGGCGGCGACAGCAACGGACTGTCCGTGTCGACGGCTGATGCCTTTGGCGCGGCGTTGGTGAACGCACCGGTAGTTAAGAAGATCGTCTATGAAGGCGGCGGCCACTTCATCCACATCGAGCGCCCCGAGGAAACGGCCAAGGACGTGCGTGCTTTTTTGGATCAGCACCTGAACGGCTAACCCGACTCAATCCTCCTTCAGCTCGAAGTTGATAAAGAAGGGCATGGTCAGCCGACCATCCTCTTTGCCTTCGCCAAAGTATTGGTGGGATTTATGGGGGACCTGCGTATCAAACACGAGCAGGCGGTTGAATCGGTTGGCGATCACGTCCGTGATTTCATACTCGCCCGGGTTGGTTTCCTGATAGAACAGCGTTCCGCCGTCGAGCGGCGCGCGCGGAGTGAGGTAGACCAGACCTGCCAACCGATACAGCTGGGCGTCGCGGTGAACCCAGCTATCTCCGTCGCCGGCCAACGTCAGCTGAAACGAGCAGTTGCAGCGAAAATTGGTGGGCGGAAAGCGCAGCACGTCGCTCAAGACAAACGCCGTGAACTGCGTGACAAACTGCTCGTGGGTCGCGTGCAGCGACGGCCCACGGGATCCAGGCCAGGATTCCTGGGTCCCGTGGCGTGCGTTAAACGCCTCGCAGTCGAGAAATTCCTGGCTGAGCGCCCAGCGGCGAATCTCCCGCGGATCATCGAAGACCCGGTCTTTTACGACGGTCGGAAAAGGGCGAAGCTTATCGAGCTCGTCGGACATAGCACATTGTAACGCGTGGCACCCGTGGTACAGCAGGTAGCTAGCAGAC comes from Pseudomonadota bacterium and encodes:
- a CDS encoding TonB-dependent receptor, which encodes MSRGFKTSAVALAVSAAGLAAPGIAWSQSSAQSDEEFLEELIVTARKVGESIQDIPLSVQAFSAKSIEKQQIVNVEDIVKFTPGVVIANETGSRRNSSIRFRGIEPPNNVQRQLQTASSFIDGVYLSGSSQWVSMFDLERVEVVKGPQSAFFGRSTFSGAINYITKTPGNEFTGDVQAIVGDNGRQDVWVAAEGPLIEDKLSFRVSGRYYRYDGAWDNSPPPGGARPGEEFGDIGARESDTVSLTLYATPTENLSIKFRYLDNQDDDGPANQFIIAGENNNCGPFNGGFSNYFCGTLNAGLLTRGTSIETSSLDDTRFADDLGYEVDNEFMSLIADWDINGSGYTLTSVSGWYEESLSDYKAQIPDELDVFASWDDESFSQELRLTSPQDRRFRWMVGAYYLDLEYFQGGQAGFPSPGPQGPFSLGQPRGAPGLFGVNPQAMEAIENKAIFGSIGFDITDQLTLSVELRREEETLDIASSVIQEAMPLDSSTDELAIATAQQFGGAELPLSGEFDATLPRVILDYRLSENTMVYGSYSEGNNPGGFNTEVIQLEPTVALPAFQADNPGIGYNIAQAELESIEVGFKHSLANGRGFINGAAYFMDWTNQRFGNFQRDVDSNGDGRFVAGSDRLGQQIDFQGNGSTDIWGVEFAGSYAFNENWAVSGGYNYTKTDIQEFLDGQSTRVLGSPDASGREVAQSPNHTGNIGVDWTMPAGEIFGQRGGEWFARLDSWYQSEAYTWVINLAETEAAWLHNLRGGWRNDRYSVTFWIENLLDDDPVLASRRTTGSFLTGTLGYFVSLPEPRTYGLTVTARFGQ
- a CDS encoding alpha/beta hydrolase, with the translated sequence MKSFLYLPLLIAAAAPAFAQHPPSVTQCGEPSAGTITYEAIVNKYADPDSKFAVLEGLDGINTHYKDEGSGPAVLLVHSSSGDLKDYDHWVARLKDRYRVVRLDLPAFGLTGAVPSGNYSIDRYLMLVDALMDHLDIKQFAIAGTSYGGLVAFRYASTRPDRVTALVLQNSAGVEYGGRRGTNERARDFSMSFKPRAVTTDGFEKMLKIMINDPEKVTPELVARKTDYANVIGRDCESFVAGRLYERGNPERVLSHVRAPALVLWGGDSNGLSVSTADAFGAALVNAPVVKKIVYEGGGHFIHIERPEETAKDVRAFLDQHLNG